A window of the Carassius gibelio isolate Cgi1373 ecotype wild population from Czech Republic chromosome B16, carGib1.2-hapl.c, whole genome shotgun sequence genome harbors these coding sequences:
- the LOC127974516 gene encoding telethonin-like: MHCLSRKPRSYLLNSYSDFQETDEIARESYEATWLDLLMETRPEYKRTCVEKDSVRKESYESKQVVHFTVRRFLNQTIHMGREGEPLQQYNLPYKNILPIPIFVPRDVTQPDITREPSPSGIKSAMDSETSLNGLCLQKREVSSITEHKRRVIQPRSPDFRASSLISPPRDTLGFQRRE, translated from the exons ATGCATTGCCTGAGCAGAAAGCCCAGGTCATATCTGCTGAACTCCTACAGTGATTTCCAGGAGACCGACGAGATTGCCAGAGAATCATATGAGGCCACCTGGTTAGACCTACTGATGGAGACAAGACCAGAATACAA GAGGACATGTGTCGAGAAGGATTCAGTGAGAAAGGAGAGCTATGAAAGCAAGCAGGTGGTTCATTTCACAGTCAGACGCTTCCTAAACCAAACCATTCACATGGGGAGAGAGGGGGAGCCACTGCAGCAATATAATTTACCTTACAAAAACATTCTTCCAATACCAATATTTGTGCCCAGAGATGTCACACAGCCTGACATCACCCGGGAGCCCTCTCCCTCCGGAATAAAATCTGCCATGGACTCTGAGACTAGTTTAAATGGTCTTTGCCTTCAGAAGAGAGAGGTCTCGTCCATCACCGAACATAAGCGAAGGGTAATCCAACCCAGGAGTCCAGACTTCAGAGCGTCCAGCCTCATCTCTCCCCCACGAGACACACTCGGCTTCCAGCGACGAGAGTGA
- the LOC127974439 gene encoding squalene monooxygenase, which yields MWTFLGIASFTYIYKKCDALVSNASRELLVAAVLCVSVGLMITCLGFRGQTLKVPQFLRMPLKLLTAFPPTKNLFSKSSTDSCSRTSKKRDVKRKRATDGQSGQAEDPEVIIVGAGVLGSAMAAVLARDGRRVTVVERDMKEPDRIVGELLQPGGYRALTELGLEDAVEGLDAHVVNGYVIHDLETRTEVEIPYPQQENSIQGGRAFHHGRFIMGLRRAALAEPNVKFLEGTVTSLEEEDGCVTGIKYREKDSGIIKEVHAPLTVVADGCFSKFRKNLISGKAKVSSHFVGCIMKDSPQFKPNHAELVLADPSPVLIYQISSNETRVLVDIRGEMPRDLMWYMSEKIHPQLPEHLKEPFMLALQNDRLRTMPASFLPPAPVNKHGVLLLGDAYNMRHPLTGGGMSVVLNDVRIWRDLLKNMPDLYDNTAVLQAKKKFHWERKSSHSFVVNVLAQALYELFAATDNSLQQLRKACFHYFKLGGECISGPIGLLSVLSPKPFTLIGHFFAVALYAIYFSFRSESWLTIPRALVNSAAILYRACAVMFPLIYSELQYLIY from the exons ATGTGGACCTTTCTTGGAATCGCAAGTTTCACATATATCTATAAGAAATGCGATGCCCTGGTGAGTAACGCGTCCAGAGAGCTGCTGGTGGCCGCGGTGCTGTGCGTGTCTGTGGGACTGATGATCACCTGTCTCGGCTTTCGTGGACAGACGCTCAAAGTGCCTCAGTTTCTCCGGATGCCTCTCAAACTCTTGACTGCATTCCCTCCGACCAAAAATCTCTTCTCCAAGTCCAGTACAGACAGTTGTAGTCGCACTTCTAAGAAG AGAGATGTAAAGCGAAAGAGGGCGACAGACGGTCAGTCCGGTCAGGCAGAGGATCCAGAGGTCATCATAGTGGGCGCTGGTGTACTGGGGTCAGCCATGGCTGCCGTTCTGGCCCGGGACGGCAGGAGGGTCACAGTGGTGGAGAGGGACATGAAGGAACCAGATCGGATAGTGGGAGAACTTCTGCAGCCGGGAGGATATCGAGCACTCACAGAACTTGGCCTGGAGG ATGCTGTTGAAGGTCTTGATGCCCATGTGGTGAATGGTTATGTAATTCATGACCTGGAGACCCGAACGGAGGTGGAGATCCCGTATCCCCAGCAGGAGAACAGCATTCAAGGTGGACGTGCTTTCCATCACGGACGCTTCATCATGGGACTGCGTAGAGCTGCTCTTGCTGAGCCCAA TGTGAAGTTTTTGGAGGGAACAGTGACGAGCCTTGAGGAAGAAGATGGTTGTGTGACAGGAATTAAGTACAGGGAGAAGGACTCGGGGATAATCAAG gaGGTCCATGCTCCCCTGACTGTAGTTGCTGATGGATGTTTCTCCAAGTTCCGTAAGAATCTGATTTCTGGGAAAGCTAAAGTGTCTTCTCATTTTGTTGGATGCATTATGAAG GACTCTCCTCAGTTCAAGCCCAATCATGCAGAGCTGGTTCTAGCTGATCCCAGTCCAGTGCTGATCTATCAGATCTCCTCCAATGAAACTCGGGTTCTGGTGGACATCAGAGGAGAGATGCCTCGAGACCTTATGTGGTACATGTCGGAAAAAATCCATCCACAACTACCTG AGCACTTAAAAGAGCCATTCATGTTGGCACTGCAGAATGATCGCTTGAGAACGATGCCTGCCAGCTTCCTGCCCCCCGCACCAGTCAATAAACACG GGGTTCTGCTGTTAGGCGATGCGTATAACATGCGTCATCCCCTGACCGGCGGCGGCATGAGTGTGGTGCTGAATGATGTCCGCATCTGGAGAGACCTGCTCAAGAACATGCCTGATCTCTATGACAATACAGCTGTGCTCCAG GCAAAGAAGAAATTCCACTGGGAGCGTAAATCATCTCACTCGTTTGTGGTGAACGTCTTGGCTCAAGCTCTGTACGAGCTGTTTGCTGCGACCGACA ATTCACTGCAGCAGTTGAGAAAAGCCTGTTTCCATTATTTCAAGCTTGGCGGAGAATGCATCAGTGGGCCGATCGGCCTTCTGTCTGT ATTGTCACCGAAACCCTTTACTCTGATCGGTCACTTTTTCGCTGTGGCATTATATGCCATATACTTCAGCTTCAGATCTGAATCCTGGCTCACGATCCCACGAGCGCTGGTCAACAGCGCAGCCATCCTGTACAGAGCCTGTGCCGTCATGTTTCCCCTCATTTACTCCGAGTTACAGTACCTGATTTACTAG
- the LOC127975415 gene encoding proteasome subunit alpha type-2 gives MADRGYSFSLTTFSPSGKLVQIEYALAAVAAGAPSVGIKASNGVVLATEKKQKSILYDEQSVHKVEPITKHIGMVYSGMGPDYRVLVRRARKLAQQYFLVYQEPIPTGQLVQRVASVMQEYTQSGGVRPFGVSLLIAGWDEDRPYLFQSDPSGAYFAWKATAMGKNYVNGKTFLEKRYNEDLELEDAIHTAILTLKESFEGQMTEENIEVGICNEAGFRRLTPAEVKDYLAAIA, from the exons ATGGCAGATAGAGGGTACAGTTTCTCCCTCACCACTTTCAG CCCTTCAGGGAAGTTGGTCCAGATTGAGTATGCTCTGGCAGCTGTGGCAGCTGGTGCTCCTTCAGTTGGAATAAAAG cttcaAATGGGGTTGTTCTGGCtacagaaaaaaagcaaaaatcaaTATTGTATGATGAGCAAAGTGTTCACAAAGTAGAGCCCATAACCAAACACATTGGTATGGTCTACAGTGGCATGGGTCCAGACTACAG GGTTCTGGTGCGAAGGGCACGGAAGCTGGCTCAACAGTACTTCTTGGTCTATCAGGAGCCGATTCCTACTGGCCAGCTTGTTCAGAGAGTGGCTTCTGTTATGCAGGAGTACACACAATCAGG AGGTGTTCGGCCATTCGGTGTGTCACTCCTGATTGCTGGCTGGGATGAAGACCGTCCATACCTTTTCCAGTCAGACCCCTCG GGAGCATACTTTGCATGGAAAGCCACAGCAATGGGGAAGAACTATGTGAATGGGAAAACATTCCTTGAAAAACG ATATAACGAGGATCTGGAACTGGAAGATGCGATTCATACTGCTATTCTGACACTTAAG GAAAGCTTTGAAGGTCAAATGACTGAGGAAAACATTGAGGTGGGAATCTGCAATGAAGCAGGATTTAGGCGACTGACTCCAGCGGAGGTGAAAGACTATCTAGCCGCCATTGCTTAA
- the mrpl32 gene encoding 39S ribosomal protein L32, mitochondrial — translation MSLSGLLQFVGRSLQRLELRLAQAAGFDSFGPALAVNGPQILPQSHHSSDEENSEPSFLDSIFWMAAPKKRRTIEINRCRRRHPNKLIKVKYNIEPCPACGNMKLKHTLCGFCYEKVRKETAMIRKQISVMEGGPLNTPAVESVVLYENETPSEADKDKRIVERNRKRPYWFNM, via the exons ATGTCATTATCAGGTTTACTTCAGTTTGTCGGACGCTCTTTGCAGCGTCTGGAGCTCCGTTTAGCGCAAGCAGCGGGTTTCGACAGCTTCG GTCCAGCTCTGGCAGTAAATGGTCCCCAGATTCTTCCTCAATCCCATCACAGCAGTGATGAAGAAAACTCTGAGCCCAGTTTCTTGGACAGTATCTTTTGGATGGCAGCTCCTAAAAAGAGAAGAACCATTGAAATAAATCGTTGCAGAAGACGACACCcaaataaactgataaaagtCAAG tACAACATTGAGCCGTGTCCAGCGTGTGGCAACATGAAGCTGAAGCATACTCTGTGTGGATTTTGCTATGAAAAAGTCAGGAAGGAGACTGCAATGATACGAAAGCAAATCTCCGTCATGGAAGGTGGACCTCTCAACACTCCTGCTGTTGAGTCTGTTGTTTTGTATGAAAATGAAACGCCCTCTGAAGCAGATAAGGACAAGAGAATAGTAGAGCGCAACAGGAAACGTCCTTATTGGTTTAACATGTAA